In the Pontibacillus sp. HMF3514 genome, AACGTTATGCACATGCATAGGCTTGAAAAATTATGGATGTTTATAGGAGGAGGAACACTACTTTTCTTCCTTATCGTACTGGGGATTGGAGCTTTTATTCAGGGAGCACAGCCACCAAGTTGTCTTACGGTAATTGACCCACAACGTGTTGAAGCACACGATCCTTTTAAAGAAGAAAACTTAGGTTTGCAAGAAGTTGAAGGTGGAGATTTGGACTACGTTGTAAACGTTGTTGCTTCTGCTTTTAATTATGATTTTGGAAAAGATGAAGAAGGAAATGTTGTTAGAAAAATTCGAATTCCAGCAGGCTCTAAAGTAATGTTCCAAGGTACAACCAAAGATGTGGTACATGGATTTCAAGTTGCGGGCACCAATGCCAACATGATGCTTGAACCTGGATACATTAACCAAGTAGAGGTCACGCTTGATAAGCCTGGGGTTTATACGGTCGTTTGTAACGAATATTGTGGTACAGGACACCAGTTCATGACTGCGCAAGTGGAGGTGTATGAAGAATGATTGCTGTTGAGACAAAACTCGGAAAAGAAAACGCTAAACTAACGATGGCTCATATGTGGGTTGCTTTTATTTCATTACTTATAGGTGGTCTAATGGGACTACTTCAAACATTAGTACGAACAGGTCAAGTTCAACTACCATTTGGTATTGGCTATTATCAAATTTTAACGGTTCATGGAGTTATTCTTGCCCTTGTATTAACAACTTTCTTTATTATTGGTTTTCAGTTTGCTTTAATGGCGAAAACTGTTGGCATGACAAATGGTGAACGAAAATGGGGTTGGATCGCATTCTGGACAATGGTAATTGGAACCACAGCAACAGCTACCATGATTCTTCTTGGTAAAGCTAGTGTTCTATACACCTTTTACGCACCACTCGCAGCTCACCCAATTTTCTACTTTGGACTAACACTTGTCGTTGTAGGTTCTTGGATTGCATGCTTTGTAAACTTCCGTCAGTTATACCGTTGGAAAAAACAAAATCCTGGAGAAAAGTCTCCTCTATTAGCATTTATGGTTGTTATTAATATGCTAATCTGGTTCATTGCTACTCTAGGTGTTGCAGCAACTGTTCTTATTCAGTTTATCCCATGGTCGCTTGGCCTTGTTGATGAAATAAATATTTTAGTAAGTAGAACCCTATTCTGGTACTTCGGTCACCCACTTGTTTACTTTTGGCTGCTACCTGCTTATATGGCTTGGTATGGTATTATTCCAAAGATTATCGGTGGCAAAATCTTTAGTGATAGTTTAGCTCGATTAGCTTTCATACTATTTCTCTTGTTCTCAATTCCAGTTGGGTTTCACCACCAACTATTAGAGCCAGGGATTGATCCATTCTGGAAGTACATTCAAGTTGTATTAACATTTGCCGTTGCCATTCCTTCATTACTAACAGCATTCTCTATGTTTGCTACTTTTGAATCTGCGGGACGTGCAAAAGGTGAAAAGACTTTATTTGGCTGGTTTAAAACATTACCTTGGAAAGATGTACGCTTTTTAGCACCTATGATTGGTATGATTGCATTTGTTCCAGCAGGTGCTGGTGGTCTTGTTAACGCATCAAACCAATTAAACTTAGTGGTCCACAATACAATTTGGGTTACTGGACACTTTCACTTAACCTTAGCAACGACTGTAATATTAACATTCTTTGGTATCTCCTACTGGCTTATTCCAGTATTAAGAGGAAGAAAATTAGATGCTAAAACAAATCGATTAGGCATTATTCAAACCATTGTATGGACTCTAGGTATGTTCATCATGTCAGGTTCTATGCATATTGCAGGGTTACTTGGAGCACCTAGACGTTCTTCTTACTCTGATTATGGGGGCACTGAACAAGCTGCTGAGTGGATTGGTTACCAATACGCACAGGCGATCGGTGGTTCAATTCTGTTCATTGGTATTATCTTAATGCTTTACACGTTTATTTATATGACCTTCTTCGCTCCAAAAGGAACAGAAGAATTCCCGATTGCTGAAGAAGCTAATAACGCAGCTCCTACTCCAGTGATTTTTGATAATTGGCGTCTATGGATTGGTATAGCAGTAGTTCTTATCGCATTCGCTTACACAATCCCATTCATTGATATTATCGAAAATTCACCACCAGGATCTCCTACGTTTAAAACGTTAATTGGGAATTTCTAATATACAAAATACGAAAAATCTCGTCATCATTTAATGTGGCGAGATTTTTATTTGAAATAATGTTATTCAGTTATATGGCAGTTATCTGGAATAAGCTGGTGCGGGGTGGTTCCGTTATGTTTATGCAGTTCGGTGGGCTGTGGAACGGGTTGCTTTCCCCGGAAGACCGATCGAGCTTCCTCGTCACTACGTTCCTGCGGGATCTCGCTCGCCCTTTCTACCGGAGGAGTCAACCCGTTCCACAGCCCACCTTAGCCGAATCGTGATGAACGGAACCGCAGTGATATGGAGAGGTGATGCTTAAGGACATCTGTTCCGTTATTTGATCTTAATATGACTTTTATGAAGAGCTTACGGACATTCATTCCGTTATTTGCATCAAATCAACTTGAAAAAGCCTAATTTGTCACAAATAAGGTACCATATGTCCGTAACGACTCTCTAAATGCCTTAAAAATTCAAAATAACGGAACAGATGTCCGTAAGGGTTAGAGCTCAAATAACTAGGGTCCGTTAACCTCCATAAACGCAAAGGGGTGAAGGAAACGGCAAACTCCAGTGGTAGCAAAGGGCTGACGAGATCCCGCAGAGAGCTTGCGAACGAGGAAGCTCGGCTGGTCTTCCACAGGAGGCTTGCCGTTTCAATGAACCCCTTACTCTTTTTTCGGCAACGGACCTCCACCGTACATTATCTCGGATCCAAGTCTTCAATATAAGGGGGCTTTAATGGAATAAAGATTAACCGCTTCATAAAAACAAAAGGCTTAACCACATTGTGATTAAGCCCTTTTCTCGCGTGTATTAAAACTGATAAATCTTCTGATATTTCTCACGAAGATGGTCAACTAAATAAGTAGGGTTTAACTTCTCATTCGTTACACCTTCTAAAATTTCAAGTGGCTTCTTCATTTTTCCGTATTGGTGAATGTTTTCTGTAAGCCATTTACGGATTTGTTCAAAGTCACCCTTACCAATAATTTCTTCAACATCTAAATCATTTTTCATTGTATTATGGAATTGTGCTGCATACATGTAACCTAATGCATAAGAAGGAAAGTACCCAAACGCACCACCAGACCAGTGAACATCCTGTAGTACGCCCTCTTGATCAGTCTTAGGACGAATACCAAGATACTCTTCCATTTTGTCATTCCACAACTCAGGTAGATCCTTCACTTGAATTTCATCATTAATTAAAGCTTTTTCAAGTTCATAGCGTACCATGATATGAAGACAATAAGTTAGTTCATCCGCTTCAATTCGAATAAATGAAGGTTTCACTTCATTGACAGCACGATAAAAATCTTCAAACTTTACGTGTTGAAACGATTCAGGTGCATGGGATAAGAATAGTTCATAATGGTTCTTCCAAAATGCTTCTGTTCTAGAAACGAAATTCTCCCAGAATAAGGATTGTGATTCATGAATCCCCATAGAAGTACCACCTGCTAATGGTGTATAAGCAAGTTTAGGACTAATATTTTGTTCATATAACGCGTGTCCACCTTCATGAATAGTACCGAACACTGCTGTCCGGAAATCCTTTTCATCGTATTTCGTTGTAACACGAACGTCTCCTTGGTTTAGATCAATTGCAAATGGGTGAACAGTTTCATCTAAGCGTCCACCCTCAAAGTTATACCCCATACGTTTTAGGATTTCTAAACTAAACACTTCTTGTTGCTCTTTAGGGAAATGACCTGTTAAAAGAGTTGGATCGGGATTCACATCTGATTTTTTAATTTGTTGTAGTAAGTCTGTTAAAGATTTGCGTACAGCCGGAAATACTTCATCTAAAACATCGACTGTTACACCTGGCTCAAAGTTATCAAGAAGTGCATTGTAGATATGTTTCTCATAACCCCAGTACTCAGCAAAACGTTTATTATATTCAACCATTTTCTCTAAGTAAGGACGATACATTTCAAAATCATTTTTTTCTTTTGCTTCTTCCCAAACTGCCTCTGATTTAGCTTGAAGAGAGACATACTCTTTATATTCATCTGAAGGGATTTTGGAGTGTTTGTTGTATTCCTTTTCACATTCCTCAATACTTTTCTGAATTATCTCGTCTTGAGTATGACCTTTTAATGCTTCAATATAGCCCTTCATCTCATCAGAAGTTGCCATTTGGTGTACTTTTTGAGATAACGTAGCAATAACATCTGAACGGCCTTCTACTCCATTTTTAGGAGCATATGTGCGAAGGTCCCAAGCCATTAATGAAATGGCCTCTCCGTATTGACTCATTTCCTTCACATAATTCATAAACTGTTCTTCTGTTTGATTCCACTGTTCCCCCATGGTTCTCCTCCTCTTTTATTTATGCTTACCGAAATATTGGTAGTAATCCGTTTTGATGAAGCCATTAAATAATTTACGCTTTTTCGTTGCTTCTTTTCCATACAATTTTTCAAAGTTAGGATGAGAAGTGATGATGTATACACTCCAAGAAGGACAGTCTTTCATAATCCCACCAAAGTCTTTATACATTTGTTCTACTTCTTCCTTGTCACCCATTCTTTCTCCATACGGTGGATTTCCTACAATATAACCATTCGCACTTTGAGGACGAAAATCCTTCACTTGCATCTGTTTCCATGTAATTAATTCACCAAGACCTGCTTCCATAGCATTTTCTTTAGCGATATCTATTAGGCGTCCATCAATATCAAACCCTGTAATATCAAGTGGTTGATCATAATTAGCAGCTTCTTCAGCTTCATTAAATGCATCTTCCCAAAGATTATATGGAATCATATCCCATTCTTCAGAAGCGAATTCACGGTTGAAGCCGGGAGCAATATTTTGTCCAATAAGAGCTGCTTCAATTGGAATAGTACCTGATCCACAGAAAGGATCTACAAAAGGAAAATCCGGTTTCCAGTTCGTAAGTTGAACTAAAGCTGCAGCTAACGTTTCTTTTAACGGGGCTTCACCTTGCCCAGTTCGATAACCTCTTTTATGCAGTCCACTTCCGCTTGTATCAATGGTTAACAGCGCTGT is a window encoding:
- a CDS encoding cytochrome B5, which translates into the protein MHMHRLEKLWMFIGGGTLLFFLIVLGIGAFIQGAQPPSCLTVIDPQRVEAHDPFKEENLGLQEVEGGDLDYVVNVVASAFNYDFGKDEEGNVVRKIRIPAGSKVMFQGTTKDVVHGFQVAGTNANMMLEPGYINQVEVTLDKPGVYTVVCNEYCGTGHQFMTAQVEVYEE
- a CDS encoding b(o/a)3-type cytochrome-c oxidase subunit 1; this encodes MIAVETKLGKENAKLTMAHMWVAFISLLIGGLMGLLQTLVRTGQVQLPFGIGYYQILTVHGVILALVLTTFFIIGFQFALMAKTVGMTNGERKWGWIAFWTMVIGTTATATMILLGKASVLYTFYAPLAAHPIFYFGLTLVVVGSWIACFVNFRQLYRWKKQNPGEKSPLLAFMVVINMLIWFIATLGVAATVLIQFIPWSLGLVDEINILVSRTLFWYFGHPLVYFWLLPAYMAWYGIIPKIIGGKIFSDSLARLAFILFLLFSIPVGFHHQLLEPGIDPFWKYIQVVLTFAVAIPSLLTAFSMFATFESAGRAKGEKTLFGWFKTLPWKDVRFLAPMIGMIAFVPAGAGGLVNASNQLNLVVHNTIWVTGHFHLTLATTVILTFFGISYWLIPVLRGRKLDAKTNRLGIIQTIVWTLGMFIMSGSMHIAGLLGAPRRSSYSDYGGTEQAAEWIGYQYAQAIGGSILFIGIILMLYTFIYMTFFAPKGTEEFPIAEEANNAAPTPVIFDNWRLWIGIAVVLIAFAYTIPFIDIIENSPPGSPTFKTLIGNF
- a CDS encoding carboxypeptidase M32 → MGEQWNQTEEQFMNYVKEMSQYGEAISLMAWDLRTYAPKNGVEGRSDVIATLSQKVHQMATSDEMKGYIEALKGHTQDEIIQKSIEECEKEYNKHSKIPSDEYKEYVSLQAKSEAVWEEAKEKNDFEMYRPYLEKMVEYNKRFAEYWGYEKHIYNALLDNFEPGVTVDVLDEVFPAVRKSLTDLLQQIKKSDVNPDPTLLTGHFPKEQQEVFSLEILKRMGYNFEGGRLDETVHPFAIDLNQGDVRVTTKYDEKDFRTAVFGTIHEGGHALYEQNISPKLAYTPLAGGTSMGIHESQSLFWENFVSRTEAFWKNHYELFLSHAPESFQHVKFEDFYRAVNEVKPSFIRIEADELTYCLHIMVRYELEKALINDEIQVKDLPELWNDKMEEYLGIRPKTDQEGVLQDVHWSGGAFGYFPSYALGYMYAAQFHNTMKNDLDVEEIIGKGDFEQIRKWLTENIHQYGKMKKPLEILEGVTNEKLNPTYLVDHLREKYQKIYQF
- a CDS encoding class I SAM-dependent RNA methyltransferase, translated to MPKKVNLIATSAMGLESVVAKEVKDLGYEDVTVENGRVRYQTDVSGIPRSNLWLRTADRVRLVVGEFQATTFDELFEQTKALPWENFIPEDGSVPVIGKSVKSTLHSVPDCQSIVKKAIVERMKKMYGLASSRIQETGPMYRVEIALHKDTALLTIDTSGSGLHKRGYRTGQGEAPLKETLAAALVQLTNWKPDFPFVDPFCGSGTIPIEAALIGQNIAPGFNREFASEEWDMIPYNLWEDAFNEAEEAANYDQPLDITGFDIDGRLIDIAKENAMEAGLGELITWKQMQVKDFRPQSANGYIVGNPPYGERMGDKEEVEQMYKDFGGIMKDCPSWSVYIITSHPNFEKLYGKEATKKRKLFNGFIKTDYYQYFGKHK